In Pseudomonas saudiphocaensis, one DNA window encodes the following:
- a CDS encoding DUF2231 domain-containing protein, whose protein sequence is MTETTHRTHRRSRRSTPNPLHATLLAGTVPLFLGALLSDIAYYRSYQIQWSNFSSWLIAGGLVFCGLALLFALVNLIRAEHKAGRPALYFLLLLATWVLGFVNSLEHAKDAWAAMPNGLILSLIVTLLACVATGIGLTNLRSRGAK, encoded by the coding sequence GTGACCGAAACCACCCACCGCACGCATCGAAGATCCCGCCGCAGCACGCCGAATCCGCTGCATGCGACCCTGCTTGCCGGGACTGTCCCCCTGTTCCTCGGTGCCCTGTTGAGCGACATCGCTTACTACCGCAGTTACCAGATCCAGTGGAGCAACTTTTCCTCATGGCTGATTGCCGGAGGCCTGGTGTTCTGTGGCCTGGCCTTGCTCTTCGCACTGGTCAACCTGATCCGAGCCGAGCACAAGGCGGGTAGACCAGCGCTCTACTTTTTGCTGCTGCTGGCCACCTGGGTGTTGGGCTTCGTCAACTCCCTTGAGCATGCCAAGGATGCATGGGCGGCGATGCCCAATGGCCTGATCCTCTCGTTAATCGTTACCTTGCTGGCCTGTGTGGCGACCGGTATCGGACTTACCAACCTGCGCTCGAGGGGTGCCAAATGA
- a CDS encoding thiamine pyrophosphate-binding protein produces MKKTGAALARFALEQLGVTHTFGIPGVHNTELYDELNASDSIQPVLVTHECGAAFMADAFSRTGNSIGTLVIVPAAGVTHAASGIGEAGLDGIPMLIISGGIHSESGRRYQLHDIDQHALLAPITKATFRILSHAEVIPTLYQAYRIATGGEPGPVFVELPYNIGNFLGEVPEMPAFVVEPPVPSHDSAQLREAARLLVEARQPGLFLGWGAVGAQAELIQLAELLGAPVCTTLQGLSAFPATHPLHVGMGFGEYAVPAAANAFAGCDCLLAVGTRFAEIPTGSFSMPVPDNLIHLDINPQVFDANYPTRVAVAGAAEQLIPALLVEVRALRSEAPASPLPARITADKAAYAKEWLQHDSRGRVNPALFCQALRAQLNDEAIVVADDGNHTFLLAELMPIHGPRGFISPSDFNAMGYCVPGMIGAKLANPDRQVVGVVGDGALRMTGLELVTASSLGLGMALFVFNDGELSQIAQAQEIPYNRKACTVLHPLNLAALAEATGAAFVSIENNDQCAEGINRAMALAGEGRPVLVDVRIDYSKRTRFTEGVVKATLKRFTPRDKVRVVSRALWRRVTG; encoded by the coding sequence ATGAAGAAAACCGGAGCCGCACTTGCACGCTTCGCCCTGGAGCAACTGGGCGTCACCCACACCTTCGGCATTCCCGGCGTGCACAACACCGAGCTCTATGACGAGCTGAACGCCTCGGACAGCATCCAGCCGGTGCTGGTTACCCACGAGTGCGGCGCGGCCTTTATGGCCGATGCCTTCAGCCGTACCGGCAACAGCATCGGTACCCTGGTGATAGTGCCCGCCGCGGGCGTCACCCACGCCGCCAGCGGCATCGGCGAGGCAGGGCTGGACGGCATTCCGATGCTGATCATTTCCGGCGGTATTCACAGCGAGAGCGGCCGGCGATACCAGTTGCACGACATCGACCAGCACGCGCTGCTGGCGCCCATCACCAAGGCGACCTTCCGCATACTCAGTCATGCCGAGGTCATTCCCACGCTGTACCAGGCCTATCGCATTGCCACCGGCGGGGAACCGGGGCCGGTGTTCGTCGAGCTGCCCTACAACATTGGCAACTTCCTCGGCGAGGTGCCCGAGATGCCGGCATTCGTGGTCGAACCGCCGGTGCCAAGCCATGACTCGGCGCAGTTGCGCGAAGCGGCGCGGTTGCTGGTGGAGGCTCGCCAGCCCGGCCTGTTCCTCGGCTGGGGCGCGGTGGGTGCGCAGGCTGAACTGATCCAGCTGGCCGAGCTGCTGGGCGCCCCGGTCTGCACCACCTTGCAGGGGCTCAGTGCTTTTCCCGCCACGCATCCGCTGCATGTGGGCATGGGCTTCGGCGAATACGCCGTGCCGGCTGCGGCCAATGCCTTCGCCGGTTGCGATTGCCTGCTGGCGGTGGGCACGCGCTTCGCCGAAATTCCCACCGGCAGCTTCAGCATGCCGGTGCCGGACAACCTGATTCACCTGGATATCAACCCGCAGGTGTTCGATGCCAACTACCCCACGCGGGTAGCGGTAGCCGGCGCGGCGGAACAGCTGATTCCCGCTCTGCTGGTCGAAGTGCGGGCGCTTCGCAGCGAAGCGCCGGCCAGCCCGCTACCGGCGCGAATCACGGCGGACAAGGCCGCTTATGCGAAGGAATGGCTGCAGCACGACAGCCGCGGGCGGGTGAACCCGGCGCTGTTCTGCCAGGCCCTGCGCGCTCAGTTGAACGATGAAGCCATCGTGGTGGCCGACGATGGCAACCATACCTTCCTGCTGGCAGAGCTGATGCCGATCCATGGCCCGCGCGGTTTCATCTCGCCCAGTGATTTCAATGCCATGGGCTACTGCGTGCCGGGGATGATCGGCGCCAAGCTGGCCAACCCCGACCGGCAGGTGGTCGGCGTGGTGGGGGACGGCGCGCTGCGCATGACCGGCCTGGAACTGGTTACCGCCAGCAGCCTGGGGTTGGGCATGGCGCTCTTCGTGTTCAATGACGGCGAGCTTTCGCAGATCGCCCAGGCGCAGGAAATCCCCTACAACCGCAAGGCCTGCACGGTACTGCATCCACTCAACCTGGCAGCACTGGCCGAAGCCACCGGCGCCGCCTTCGTTTCCATCGAGAATAACGACCAGTGCGCCGAAGGCATCAATCGCGCCATGGCGCTGGCCGGGGAGGGCAGGCCGGTGCTGGTGGATGTGCGCATCGACTACAGCAAACGGACACGTTTTACCGAGGGCGTGGTCAAGGCCACCCTCAAGCGTTTCACGCCACGCGACAAGGTGCGTGTGGTGAGCCGTGCATTGTGGCGGCGAGTGACCGGTTGA
- a CDS encoding L-lactate dehydrogenase gives MSPVFACMAASCDDYRRLAERRLPRFLFDYIDGGAGDEQTLAANCRDFQQVHLRQRVLCDVDNVDTRCELIGQPASMPLALAPLGMAGLYARRGEVQAARAAATAGVPFGLSTVGICSLAEVHAASAQKCWFQLYMLRDREAVQGLLQQALANGCDTLLFTVDLAVAGIRRRDMRNGMLDGTWRGKLAKATQLMQRPGWLLDVGIRGKPHHFGNLTDRVVDPNDLRAFKAWLDAQFDPCVTWSDIRWLREQWPGKLILKGILEPDDALRALDCGADGIVLSNHGGRQLDGVSSTIRQLPKVAEALDRRLPILVDGGIRSGVDILKALALGAQGVMIGRPWAWALAAGGEAAVERLLSSLGSELAVAMALCGVRNLGQVDASLVDSGLAENRIL, from the coding sequence ATGAGCCCTGTCTTTGCCTGCATGGCCGCCAGCTGCGACGACTACCGGCGGCTGGCCGAGCGCCGCCTGCCGCGCTTCCTGTTCGACTACATCGATGGCGGCGCGGGTGACGAGCAGACGCTGGCCGCCAACTGCCGGGACTTCCAGCAGGTGCATCTGCGCCAGCGGGTGCTTTGTGATGTTGACAACGTCGACACCCGCTGCGAGTTGATCGGCCAGCCAGCGAGTATGCCCCTGGCGCTGGCGCCGCTGGGCATGGCCGGGCTTTATGCGCGGCGAGGCGAGGTTCAGGCCGCGCGGGCCGCGGCGACGGCCGGGGTGCCCTTTGGTCTGTCCACGGTCGGTATCTGTTCGTTGGCTGAGGTGCACGCGGCGAGTGCGCAGAAGTGCTGGTTCCAGCTTTACATGCTGCGCGACCGCGAAGCGGTGCAGGGCCTGCTGCAACAGGCGCTGGCCAACGGCTGCGACACCCTGTTGTTCACCGTGGACCTGGCCGTGGCGGGAATTCGTCGCCGCGACATGCGCAACGGCATGCTCGACGGCACCTGGCGCGGCAAGCTCGCCAAGGCCACGCAACTGATGCAGCGCCCCGGCTGGCTGCTGGACGTGGGCATTCGCGGCAAGCCACACCATTTTGGCAACCTGACCGATCGGGTGGTCGATCCCAACGACCTGCGCGCGTTCAAGGCGTGGCTGGATGCACAGTTCGACCCCTGCGTGACCTGGTCCGACATCCGCTGGCTGCGCGAGCAATGGCCGGGCAAGCTGATTCTCAAGGGCATTCTGGAACCGGACGACGCGCTGCGGGCGCTCGATTGCGGTGCCGATGGCATCGTCCTGTCCAACCATGGGGGCCGGCAGCTGGATGGCGTTTCCTCCACAATCCGCCAATTGCCAAAAGTCGCCGAGGCGCTCGACAGGCGCCTGCCGATCCTGGTCGACGGCGGCATCCGCAGCGGTGTGGACATTCTCAAGGCTCTGGCGCTTGGCGCCCAGGGTGTAATGATCGGACGCCCCTGGGCCTGGGCGCTGGCTGCCGGAGGCGAGGCAGCGGTCGAGCGCTTGCTGAGCAGCCTGGGTTCGGAGCTGGCAGTGGCCATGGCGCTTTGCGGAGTGCGAAACCTGGGGCAGGTGGACGCGAGCTTGGTGGATTCCGGACTTGCCGAGAACAGGATTCTCTAG